In Maylandia zebra isolate NMK-2024a linkage group LG12, Mzebra_GT3a, whole genome shotgun sequence, a single genomic region encodes these proteins:
- the LOC101479262 gene encoding uncharacterized protein LOC101479262, whose product MASSNCTRITSLFILMMLSCCGVFGRAVGTSERLSREPHEATLRTDRCAELEAPWLENTQEARVDSGTRLEISMRHFSARASRGLVFPGKPLFGFVRRVYRCCQEGENCRRLKGIQGRMRGDTGVEFVLTREILSLTVTRAELHLQLSNPQHLDIRPVLPSMAKHKLPTRYTLGSRGHTVELRVDLLFLFHSAQEVIGGRRQGPSLTNIWRVAFLSGGDPPGENPFVKDPQDNMLGSRPLDLGLVLGCSQGGTEVSCRAGGVDFTHTPFMALYFGSG is encoded by the exons ATGGCCTCTTCAAACTGCACGCGGATTACAtcacttttcattttaatgatgCTGAGCTGCTGTGGAGTGTTCGGGCGCGCGGTGGGCACATCGGAGCGTTTGTCACGGGAGCCACACGAAGCGACTTTACGCACGGACCGGTGCGCGGAACTGGAAGCACCTTGGCTGGAGAACACGCAAGAAGCTCGCGTGGATAGCGGGACGCGTTTGGAGATCAGCATGCGGCACTTTTCCGCGAGAGCTTCACGTGGGTTGGTTTTTCCAGGAAAACCTCTGTTCGGCTTCGTCCGGCGCGTCTACCGCTGCTGTCAAGAAGGAGAAAACTGCAGGAGGCTGAAAGGGATTCAAGGTCGCATGAGAGgag ATACGGGTGTGGAGTTTGTCCTCACCAGGGAGATCTTGTCATTAACGGTTACAAGAGCCGAGCTTCACCTTCAGCTTTCCAACCCGCAACATCTGGACATCCGCCCTGTGCTTCCATCCATGGCGAAGCACAAGCTTCCTACAAG GTACACTCTGGGGTCACGGGGTCACACCGTGGAATTGAGAGTGGACCTGCTGTTCCTTTTCCACAGCGCACAGGAGGTCATAGGTGGTCGAAGGCAGGGCCCCAGCTTGACAAACATCTGGCGGGTGGCGTTTTTGTCCGGTGGAGATCCGCCGGGTGAAAACCCCTTCGTAAAGGATCCGCAGGACAACATGTTGGGGAGTCGTCCTCTGGATCTGGGCTTGGTCCTGGGTTGCAGTCAGGGTGGAACTGAGGTGTCATGTAGAGCTGGTGGTGTTGACTTTACGCACACACCTTTCATGGCTCTTTATTTTGGATCAGGTTAA